In the genome of Desulfonauticus submarinus, the window TGCAAAATCATAATAAGTTTCAGGCCATGCCAAAATGCCAGCAGAATTAGCCAAACTTTTTTTGAATTTAAAGCCTGCCTGAGTTAACATTTGGCAAATATTATTAAAACGTTTCACCTGTTCTAAAACAAAATCATTTTCCACGCTATCAGCCAGAGCTAAATGAGAAGCCACTATTTTCAACTCAAGATTTGAGTAAAAGCGTAATTTATCTATTATGCGGGGAATATCCTTTTCAGTAAAACCTAACCTAGCCATACCTGTATCAAATTTTAAGGCTACAGGGCATTGTCTTTTTGCAATTTCCCCCAAATTTTCAATTTGTTCAAAATGATACACAAAAGGAATTATATTATACTCACAAATTAATTTAAAATCTCGTTGTTCAACAGGTCCCAAAAGAGAAATAATATCTCCTTCAAAAGGCATAAGCCTTAAGGCCACTCCTTCTTCTACACTACCAACTGCAAAGGCCTTTGCCCCAGCATGGGTAAGAGCTCTAGCAACAGGAATAAGTCCATGCCCATAAGCATCTGCCTTAATAACAGGGACGAGAGAAGAACAACTTTCTTGTAAAAACAAAAAATTTTTGACTATATTTTCTAAATGAATTTCTACGTCAACAAAACTATACCACATAGGCCAGTCATTTCTCCTAAATTTTCTAAAATTAAATTTAAATTTTAAACTCAACAAGTTAAAAAGTAAACCAAATATTCTAATCTAACCTCTATTTAACTTATCAATTATTCAACTATTCACCTTTCTGACTTCGCTAATTAGAAAACACCTTTTCTGATATGCATTACAGATGATTTAGGTAACACATCTTAGCGAAGCTTTCAGAAAAGCTATAGGTATACAATATATAAAATATGTTAAAGAACAAAAGCAAACATCGTCTATCTGAACCAGTGTATGCACAACCCGAAAGCAAATTTAGATATGTCCAAGTCTTTAGACAGCAAGGGAAAAATGTACTTTCAAGCAATTTTGAAAGTTAAGTTAATTATTTTAAATTGAATTTTTACTTTGCCAAAAAAAGGAAAAAGTTATAAAATTTATGAACCAAATTTTTAAGGAGTTAGTTTATGAACCAAAAAATATTCGAGTTAGGCCTTAGTGTAGACGCCACTTCTCTTTATCTAATTTTAGAAGCCCTAATTAGTGAAAATCAAGCCTTAAATATGGAAAATATTGTTCCTCGTTGGTTAGCTGGTGAAAAAAAATTAAGTCAAAGTATACAAGAGTTAAAGGCCCATAAAATTATTGACGAATTAGAAAGTCACTTACTCTTAAGGCCCTCAACAGAATGGGTTTGCGCAGCACAAGGACAATAATACATTAAGCAAGCCGATAAAATATCTGCAAATATAATTCTACAATACTTTCAAAACCATATAAAGTTTATTTAATATGGAGCATATTCTTGCACACTATTTTTATCCTCTTTTGCGTCTAGTATTTTTTATTGCTTTAGGAATATTTATAGGCAACCTAATTGAAGCTTTAAATTGGACAAAATTTTTAGCCAAATTATCTTACCCTCTAATAAAGTTTGGACGGCTAAAGGATATTTCTGGTGCCAGCTTTTCCATTGCTTTTTTTTCTGGAATAAGTGCTAATACCATATTAGCAGAAGCTTATGATCAGGGGAAATTAAACAAAAAAGAATTAATTCTATCCAATCTATTTAATTCTCTCCCCACTTATTTTTTACATCTTCCAACTACCTTTTTCATTGTAGCTCCATTTATTAAAGAAGCTACGTGGCCATACTTTGCTTTAACTATTAGTGCAGCTTTCTTAAGAACAAT includes:
- the alr gene encoding alanine racemase; its protein translation is MWYSFVDVEIHLENIVKNFLFLQESCSSLVPVIKADAYGHGLIPVARALTHAGAKAFAVGSVEEGVALRLMPFEGDIISLLGPVEQRDFKLICEYNIIPFVYHFEQIENLGEIAKRQCPVALKFDTGMARLGFTEKDIPRIIDKLRFYSNLELKIVASHLALADSVENDFVLEQVKRFNNICQMLTQAGFKFKKSLANSAGILAWPETYYDFARPGIALYGGNPFWGTNWQEKGVSLRPAMKVRAPLVNVRSLSKGETISYGRTFRAPSDMKVGIVAVGYADNYSRSLSNKGWVVIKDKRCPIIGRVCMQMMAVDITGIQSIERGDMAYLLGGRNVSILPEELAEWWNTISYEVFCVLGQNNRIYV